The window AACTTTTCGCCTCCGGAGAGGTTCGAGATACGGCGGTCGTTGCCGAATTCAGAATCGGCCACCTTGAAACCGAGGTTCCCTTCGGCGACAAGCCTGAAGCGGTCCTTGACAATCGCCAGGTGCTTGTTGGCAAGCTTCAGGAGCGACTTGAAGGTAAGCCCCTGCACGAAGGTGGCGAAGTCGCTGCCGTCCATTACACCGAACCATTCGCCCATCGCCTCCCAGCGAGAAAGTTCCGCCTTCTTCGCGTCGAGATCCTTCTGCAGAATCTGCAACTGGGCGACGTTTTCTGTATAGGCTTTCACGCGGGCGCGTGCCGCACCCGATGAGCCTTGCAGTTCGCCGAGTTCCTTTTCGACGGCGGCCTTCCCATCGGTAAGGGCCTGCAGGGGCGTCTCGTCGGAGCGTTCCGCCTTCAGTTTTTCGAGGGCCTCGGTTGCCGCCTGCTTCTTGCCGGTTGCGGTAGCGATGGCGCCGTCGATACGCTTCTTTTCGTTCTGCAACTTCGTGAATTCGGCTTCTTGCAGCAATGCGGCCTGGAAGGCGGCTTCGTCGGCGAAACCCTTCGCGGCGATTGCGTTCACGAATTTTTCGCTTGCGGTCTTGATATCGCCCGCGGTCTTTTCGAGGGAACCCTTGAGCGCCGTGATTTGCGTATTGAGTTCATTGTGCCTGTTTTCGATATTGCGGAACGCCTTGTCGGCAGCGTCGTACTTGTTGGCGGCTGCGGTCTTGCTGGCAGTCGCTTCCTTCGCGACGGCTTCCACGTCCTTGTCGCCGAACTTCTCGCTGCGGGAACTGCGGAGTTCATCCAGCTTGCGGGAGACATCATTGAGGTTTGCGGTTTCCTTTTCGAGATGGTCCTGTTCATGCTGGACCTTCTTGCCGTACAGTTCCACGTTGTTGCGGGCGATGGCAAGATCATTCGAAAGTTTATCAAACTTGGTCTTGTTTGCGGTGAACTGCTGCAGGCGCAATTTCAGGTCGGCAAGGGTGCTGTCCGCGTTTGCAAGGTCAAATTCAGCCCAGGGCTTCCAGAGTTCCGCCACCTTTTCGCTCGCCTCGTTTTTCTGGCTGTTCAGCGATTCGATGTTTTCGCTTGCCGCATTCCCGGCGGTCAACGCGCGGCTCTTGGCATTTTCGTACTGCCCGAGTTTCGCATCTGCGTCCTGCAACTTCGTGTTCAGTTCGCGAATCTTTTCGGCGGTGCTTGTCACGCTGGATTCATCGGCGACCGTTCCGTTCGAGTGTCCGCAGGCGGGATGTTCCGTAGAGCCGCAGACCGGGCACGCCTTGCCCTCTTCCAGGTGGTTCTGGATGACGTTGGCGAGCGCGAGCACGTCGTTCCGGAAAAGTTCGTTCTGCTGCTCGAGAAGTTCCTGCTTGAGCGCGTTTGCGTCATTGAGACCTTCTTCTGCCTTTTTCAAGTCATCTGCGAACGCCTTTTTCGCCTTCTCTTCGTCGGCGATTTTCTTGTCGAACCCGCGGATGCTTGCGACAAGCGTTTCGCTCTGCGGGATAATTCCTGCAAGTTCCGCGTCCTTCGCGTTCGCTTCCTGGGTCTGTGCGAGGGATTCGACCTGCGGTTCGAGCGACTTGATGGTATCCTGTGCCTTTTTCAGTTCCGCTTCTGCCTCGGAGAGAGACTGTGCGGCGGTGGCCTTGCGGTTTTCGGCTTCGGCCTTCACGCTTGTCGCGTTTTTCAAGTCCTGGTCGAGCTTGCGGATTTCGTTCCAGAGCGCTTCGTTTTCGGCGATAAACTGCTCGGTGGCCGTCTTCTCCTTTTCGGCGATGGCCTTGTTATCGCCCGCGGATTTTAGGTCGCTTGCCACCTGCGGGAGCTGCTTCTGGAAATTTTCGAGTTTCGCCTTGTCGTCTGCCTCGTGCTTGCGGAATCCCTGCAGTTCCGTATGCAGCGTCGCGCATTCGCGGGCCTTCTCGGCATCTGCGAGCCGCTTCTCGTTGCCGGCGAATTCGCTCTTGTCCTTGTTCGCTTTTGCAAGTTCGGTTTCTGCGCTTTCCAGGCTGCGGGTGCTTTCGTTCATCGAGTTGCGCCAGGCGATACGGGCTTCGAGATCCTTCTTCTTGTCCGTGAGGGCCTTTTCCTTGTTCGCGACTTCTGCAAGCAGGGCTTTGTCCTTCTCGATGTCCTCGGCCTTGGGCATGGTGTTGTTCAACGCATCGAATGCCGCCTGCGAAGTCTCCTTTGCCGCTTTCGCCTCGCGCCTGTGGTCACCCACCTTCTTTCCGATGCGGCGGTACTTTTCGGTGCCGTTCAGTTTTTCGAGGATGTCGGCGCGTTCCTTCTCTTCGCTGGTGAGGAACTTGCTGAATTCGCCCTGCGCGAGCATGATGGAACGGCAGAACTGCGAGTAGTCCAGCTGGATGATTTCGGCATTCGCCCTGGCCAGTTCGCTGTTCCTGCCGGTATTGCCCGCAAAGATCGGGTCTTGCGGATTCTCGATGCGCCAGATTTTGCCCTGCGCGTTTTGCAGGTTGCCATCGGCCTTGTCGCGGGCGCGGCGCTGGTTCCATTCCGATACATAGGTGCCCTTGCGGCAGCGGTACGTGACGCGGGCGAAACAGGTGCCCTTGTCCGATGTCATGACGGCGTTACCGTCGTTGCCGTTGTAGATTACTCCCTGGCGCGGGGTGGCGCCGTAGAGGGCGAGCGTGATGGCGTCAAGAATGCTCGTCTTGCCCATGCCCGTCTTTCCGCTGATGACGAAAAGGCTATGGTCCAGTTCGCTGTAGGAGGGGTCGGTAAAGTCGATGCACCACTTGCCGGCGAGACTGTTGATATTTTCGAATTCGACTTTCAGAATCTTCATGTATTAGGCCTCCTCGCTGCCGGTTTCGTTGTTGACTTCTTCGACTACCTGCCTGAAAAGCGGGAGGTAATCATCGAGGGTCTTCTGGATGCATTCGTCCATTTCGGGCGCACCCATCCTGCTCATTACGAGACGCTTGAAAACTTCCTCGTCGGTAAGGACGTCTACCGATTCGAGCGTATCGTCCGAGAAGGCGTCCGCCGCAAGGGTGTCGGCGCGTTTCACCTTCTTGCTCACGACCTCGAACGGGGCGCCTTCCAGCACGGATTCGAGCGCCTCGTTGATGCTCACGCCCGGAGCGTAGTCGTACACGACTTCCACCTTCAGGGGCTTTTCTGCGGGCGCATTTTTCAGCTGGTTCAGCTGCATGACGATATCCGCGACAGAGCCCGATACGCGCAGGAACTTGAAGTATTGCGGGGTCTCGATTTTCTGCACGTTGGGCGCTTCGCCCTTCTGCAGGTCGATTGCCAGGATATGGTGCGGGATGCTTGCCTCGTCAAACCCGAGCACGAACGGCGAGCCCGAGTACCGCACCTTCGGGTTGCGCGCCACCATGGTGGTGTAGTGGATATGCCCGAGGGCCACGTAGTCGAGGCCTTCCGGGAAAACGGAGACGGGGATAGTCCCGAGGTTACCGACGATATCGCGCATGCCGTGTTCCTTCGCGTCCCTGCCCTCGTCGTTTTCGGGGCGGCCTTCCAGCCTGGAGGCGTACAGGTGGCCCGTTGCCACGATGGGGATGTCGCGGCCGGCGCGCAATTTTTCGGCGGCCTCGTAAACGGCGCTGTAGAGCCCGCTGTATGTACTCTGGGCGAAATCCACCGCGTCTTCGGGCTTGAAACGGCGCAGTTCCGTTTCGCGTACATACGGGACTGCGGCGCTGATGCCCACGACGTTCCCGCTGGCATCCGTCAGTTCCTTCACGAGTTCTTCTACGGGGCGTTCCCCGAGGGAACCCACCATCTGGATATTGAGGGCTTCGAGCAGGTCGCGCGGGGCGTCGAGCAGTGCGCCCGAGTCGTGGTTCCCGCCGATGAGGACGATGTTCTTGCAGTTTGTTTCGAGCAGGGAGGCGAGGAACCGGAAATATTGCCTGCGCGCCTCGATGGGCGGGTTGGTGGTATCGAAGATGTCGCCTGCGATTACGAGGCACTGCGCCCCGAGTTCCACGATGCGTTCCCTGAGCCAGGCGAGGAACTGCTCGGTTTCTTTTTGGCGGTCGATGTCGTGCATCGAGTTGCCCAAATGCCAGTCGGCGGTGTGTATGAACTTCATGTTCTTCCTTTCCGGCACGGAGCCGGAGTTCTTTATCGCTTCAAATATAGTATCGCCAGAATGGCATAAAATGTCAAATAGGACTTGAAAAAAAATTTCCCCCGAAAAAGTCCACATTTGACAATCCCCAGTTGTTAGGGTATATTTATAATCAGGCCATGTAAAATAACATGGCGCAAGAAAGGGATTGGTTTATGAAAAAAAGGAATTTTGGAGTATCCGGTGCGGCTCTGGCGATGGCGGCGTTTGTCGCGGGCCTCGCGGGTATCGTTTCTCCCGCACATGCACAAACTAAGGTCGTTGTCGACCCTGGCAAAAAATACCAGGTTTTCGAGGGCTGGGGCACGAGTCTCTGCTGGTGGGCCGTAAAGGCGGGCGCCTGGAGCGAGGCTAACCGCAGCAAGCTTTTGGGTGCGATTGCCGACCCCGATACGGGCTTGGGCTATACGATTTTCCGCTACAATATCGGTGGCGGCGACCAGCCGGGCCATAATCACCTCACGAAGGGCGACGGCGGCGCGAACGTTCCTGGCTACAAGCCTACCGAAAAGGGAAGCTACGACTGGACGGCGGACCCTTACCAGCGCACGATTGCGATTGAACTTTCCAAGCGCGTGAAAAGCCCGATATTCGAGGCGTTCAGCAATTCGCCCCCGTGGTGGATGACCAAGAGCGGCTGCGTCTCGGGCTCTAGCGACGGCAGCGACAACCTCAAGGAAGACTATTTCGACGACTTCGCGGACTACCTCTCCGAAGTGGCGCTGCACTTCAAGAAGGAATGGGGAATCACGTTCCGCACGGTGGAACCGTTCAACGAGCCGAGTGCCGGCTGGTGGAAGGCGAACGGCGGTCAGGAAGGTTGCGGCTTCAAGAACAACCAGACGAAGATGATTGTGGAACTCGGCAAGGCGCTTCAGAAGAAGGGCCTGTTCCCCGAGACTTCGGTGAGTGCTGCCGACGAGACGAACATCGGCGATGCCCTGAACCAGTTCAACAAGTACAGCGGCGAAGCGCTTTCTTACATGTTCCAGGTGAACACGCACAGCTATTCCGGCGGCGATAACCGCGCCAAACTTTTCAATGCGGCGTTCGCGAAAGACAAGAAGGTGTGGCAGTCCGAGACGGGCCCGCTTCACAAGAGCGGCGACGAGAACATTGCGCTCTGGATGGCGGGCGTGATTCTTGCAGACCTGCGCGACATGAAGGCGAGCGCCTGGGTGGATTGGCAGATTGGCGACCCGGCCGAGAACTGGCGTAGCCTCGCGCTGAACCACAGCAAGCAGACTTTCAGCCCGAATGCACGTTACTACATGCACGCCGCATTCAGCCGTTACATTCGTCCGGGTTCGCGCATTATCGATAGCGACAACGGCAACACGCTCGCGGCGCTCTCGCCCGAGGGAGCGCTGGTGCTTATCGTGCGCAATAGCGGTTCTAGCGACGTGAAGTACAGCTTCGACCTGGGCGAGTTCGTGAAGATTGGCACGAGCGCGAAGGTGGTGCGATTTGAATTGCCGGGCAGCCTCACCAAGCAATCCGATATCGTGGTTTCGGGCAAGGCGCTTTCGATGACCGCGAAGTCCAACACGATTACCACGATGGTGATCGAAGGCGCCGAAGGTGGCGCATGCAAGCCGGATTCCATCATCCCGTATTCGAAAATCAACAATAACGAGGGCTGGTCCACCGCGACCGAAATCTCGCTTTCCAAGGGGGACTCGCTCTCGATTGGCCCGCACCCGTGGGAAGGCGGACGCTGGGTGTGGAGTGGCCCGAACAACTTTACCTCCACGAACCGTGAAATCCACATCAGCAAGATGGACGGCACCATGAGCGGCTACTACAAGGCGGTGCACACGAACGCATCGGGCTGCGAAGGCTCCGTGACCTTCAAGGTGGTGGTGGACGATCCGGCTCACCCCTTCGTGGAACCCGATACGAGCGTGAACGACACCAGCGTTACGGACACGTCGTCGCACGATTCCACGACTGCAATCGGATTGCGCGGCCTTGCGGGCGGGGCGCCTGCATGCCCGTTGCTCGGTGCCGGCGCTACGGTGCAGGTCTTTGACGTGCAGGGGCATTTCATTGGCAGTATGCGCGAGGAAAGGGTACGCGCGCTGAATGCGGGCGTGTACCTGCTCCGTGCCGGCAAGTCCGTGCGCAAGATCCGCGTGGAATAGCGGTATATACAGGCAACGGCAACCCCGTTGCCCGCGACAAACACTTGCCTTCCCGCATCTTCTAGTAACTAATAACTAACAACCAATGACTAATGACTAATAACTAATTACTATACTTTAGCGCATGTTTTTGGAGAACACTGCGCAAAGGGTTGTATTTGGGCTGATTGCGATTCTGCTTGCCGTCACTACGGGCAAGGACTGGCTCGACTTCTACGGTTGCGGCGCAGTGAACCAGTGCCTTGTCGATGCGGGCTCGCTCCAGCTGCTCACCAAGTTCTCGATGTCGTTCCTCCTTACGGTGATGGCGTTCCTCGTTTCGCGCGACTCGTTTTCCAAGCTCGATGCAAAGACGCTCCGCATGGCCTTTATCTTCTCGCTTCTCGCCGATTTCAGTTTCAGCATGGTCAAGTTCTTTGCACCGGACGAGCGCGCTCTCAGTAACATCCTCGGGATTGCGTTCTTCATCATGTTCCAGGTGGTGCTTATTCACAGGCATACGCGCAAGTCGGAAACAGATACAAAGCCCGGTAAGGTACACAAGTTCCTGCTGATTCCGGTGGCGGCCTTTACGGGAGCGCTTTTTGGTGGCAAAATCGTTGAGCCTACGCTCGACAACATTACGCTCGTGATTGTCGTCGTGTACGGCATCTTTGTCATCACGTCGCTAATCGTGGGTTTCCTTGCCCCGCGCAACGGTTACTTCCCGGCGGTAAACGCGCAGCTCATCCGCTGGGGCATGGTCACGTTCTTCTTCGGGGATGTCCTCGTGGGCCTCGCGCTGATTACGGGCGAAGACCACAGCGCCCTGCAGGCGGTTGCGGAAATTGCGAACAACTTTGTATGGTGGGTGTACGTTCCGGCCCAGCTCATGCTGATTCTGGGTACAAAAAAAGGCATCCGCCACGGTGGAACACTCGAAACTACTATTTCTGAAAGATAGCAGTGCCTTGGTGCTTCGTTTTTCACGTCGATGCGCGCCTAAACTAGACCACAAGAGCCACGAGCTGTTTATATCTTGTTAGATCGGGCGTTAATCCGTGCGATGCCTATGTTTTTAATATACCTTAATTTAGGGGCAGATGCAATAGGCTAATAGCCATATTTTGCATTTTGTTTGTCATGAAATTGTAAAAAGACTAATAACTGCTGACTTCCTGCCCTTCTTCGAGGAGTGCGGACATTTCCTTCATGGCGTTGTTCAGTTCGTCGCGTTCGACCTTTATCTCGTGGAGCATCTTGCGGTGCGCGAACAGCTGCTCGCACATTTCGAGAGCGAGCAGTGCCATGCGCTTGCCGGTTTCGAGGTTGTAACGCTCGTAACTGCTATACCGTTCGTCGATATAGTCAACGATTTCCTTGATATCCCCGTCGGGAAGGTCGGTCTTTATCGTCAGCCGTTCGCTTCCGACGTTTACGGTTACGGACCTGTGTGTATTGACTTCTACCATTATTTCATTCCTACGCCGAATGGATCGTCATCCATCAGCCATTTTAGCCGAAAAAACCGGGTTGCGAGCCTCCTGCGCTCGCGAAAAGGTCCGGTTCCTTCTCATTTGCGGGGTGTACTTCTATAATATCTTCTTCATCTTCTGCGGGAACGATATGCGATTCGGGCTCCGCAACCTGTTCGGGTTCTGCGACCGGTTCAGGTTCGGGCTGAGCAACTTCTTCTGCCGCGGGTTCCGCGACCTGCTCGGGGGCGGCCGGTTCGGGCTGTGCGGCGGGCTGCTCGTTGAATGCCACGTCCACGGGAATCTCGGTGCCGAGTTCGTTCTCGATGGTCGATACCATCTGCTTGAAGCGTTCCTGTGCCTCGCGGATTTCTTCGCCCTGCGCCTGGATGGTCTCGTTCAGGCTCGCCTTCTCGGTGTTGAGCACGTCAATCGCGTTGTCCTTCTCGGCGATGGCGTTGTCCCGTTCGGCAATCAGGTTGTCCTTCTCCGCGATGATGCGGTTCAGTTCCTCGATTTTCTGGTTCAGGATGCTCTCGTTCGCCTTGGATGCCATGCAGTCGTTCTGGAGGGCGTTCAGCTTCTCGTCCCTCTCGTTGATGCCGGCGTCGAGCCATGAAATCTTCTCGTTCGCGTTCTGCAGGTTGCCGTTCGTCTGGTCGAGCATGTTCTGCAGGTCGGTAATCTTGGCGTTCGCGCTGTCGAGTTCGCCACGGAGCCCGTCAATCTCGCCCTGTTTCTGGTTTATCGCCTCGTCCTGGGCGGCGGCCTGGTTGGCGCGGGCCTGGAGTGCTGCCTTGCAGTCGTTTATTTCGTTGTTGAGGCTCTCGAGGACCAGGTTCCTGTCCTGCATTTCGGCCTCTTTGGTTGCCAGGGTCTGCTTCAGGGTGGCGTTTTCTTGCCGCAGGTTGCGTACGGTTGTGAGGACGCCATCGACCTTTTGCGAGAGGAGATTGATGTTCTCTAGGTTCATTTATTGCTCCGTGATCAGGGGGTGTGAATCACCCATAAAAAGATATATAAAAAAATAAGCGGTAAAGTACGAAAAAAATCATAAAAATTATGGTAATGCGAGAAATGTCGGGGCGGAATAAATTTTACCTTGTAGGTCAGTGATTCCCGTTAGCGAACATATCGAGCGCAGGCTTGCCGAACTCCCCGCGTTGCCGGGCGTCTACATCATGCGTAACGCCCAGGGGAAGATTATCTACATCGGCAAGGCGAAGGTGCTCAAGAACCGCGTGAGGAGCTACTTCGACGGGAGCGAGCATAACGGCCACCGGGCCGCGACGCTCATGCTGCCCTATATACGCGACATCGAGTGGATTATTACCGAGAGCGAGTCCGAGGCGCTAATCCTGGAGGCGAACCTCATCCGCAAGCACACGCCCAAGTACAACGTGCTGCTGAAGGACGACAAGCATTTTCCCTACCTCGCGTTCTCGGTGAACGAGCCGTTCCCGAGGCTGTTCCTTTCCCGCGCGGTGCGCAAGGACGGCTGCCAGTACTACGGGCCCTACATGAATTCCCGCATGATAGGCCAGCTGCAGGACATTGCCGCCCGCCTGTTCAAGATTCGCGAGTGCAAGTTGAAGCTCCCGCTGGCAAAGCCCGCGAGGCCCTGCCTCAACTACCACATAGGGCGGTGTGGCGCCCCGTGCGCGGGGCTCGTGACGCAGGAGGAATACCACCAGGCGGTTCTCCAGACGCAGATGCTGTTGAACGGGAAACGCGACGACCTGATTGCCCAGTGGGAACGGGAAATGCAGGAGGCGAGCGACCGGCTGGATTTCGAGGCCGCGATGAAGAAGCGCGACGCCATCCAGGCCCTGAAGGCTACGGGCGTGCACCAGAAGACCGACGTGACGGATGCGCGCCTGTGCATGGACGTGCTGAGCCTCCGCCGGAACGGCACGATGGCGGCCGCAGTGATTTTCGAGTACAGGAACGGCGTGCTCTGCGGGCGCCGCCACTACCGCCTGGAATGCAAGCTGGAAGAGGACGAGACCGAGATTTTCCGGCAGATGCTATTGCAGTGGTACATGGACGTGGAGTTTATCCCGGGCGAAATCGCGACCGACGTTCCCCTCGGGGTGGGCGACGAGGGCGGCATTGCCGGAGACTCGCCGGATACGGAACCGCTCGCGCAGGCCCTTGCCGAGAAGGCGGGCCACAAGGTGGCAATCACGAACCCGCAACGTGGCGAGAAACTCGGGTTCCTGAAACTTGCGGGCGCGAACGCCGACATGATTCTGGTGGAGATGCGCGCCGAGGTGCAGAAGTACAGCGAAATCGACCAGAGCGTCTTTGAACTGCAGAAGGTGCTGGGCCTCAAGAAGACCCCCTTCCGTATCGAGTGCGTGGACATTTCGCACCTCTCGGGCACGAACACGGTGGCAAGTCTCGTCGCCTTCAAGAACGGCAAGCCCGACAAGAGCAACTACCGCAAGTTTATCATCAAGACGGTAACGGGTGTGGACGACTTCGCGAGCATGCGCGAGGTGATGACGCGACGCATCCGCAGGCTCGAAGACGAAGGTACGCCCATGCCCGACCTGTGGGTATGCGACGGCGGTAAGGGCCAGGTGGATGCCACCATGCAGATTCTGAAGGAACTCGGGCACGACAAGGACTTGCCGCTCATCGGGCTTGCGAAGCGCCTCGAAGAAATCGTGTTTCCCGACGACCGGAAGAGCATCGTGCTGCATCGCACGAGCCCCGCGTTGAAACTCCTGCAGAATGCCCGCGACGAGGCGCACCGCTTCGCCATCACGTACCAGCGGAGCAAGCGCAAGAAGGATTTGGAAGTGGAATGGCTCAAGATGCCCGGCGTGGGGCATGAGACCCGCGTGAAAATCCTTTCCCGCTACAAGAGTGCGGAGGCGTTCATGGCCGCGCCGCTCGAGGATATCGTTGACCTGCTGGGGAAGGTGCGCGGGAACAGCGTCCGCGAGCAGGTCGCAGAGTACTGTGCCAAGTTTATTGGACAACCGCTCGGCTCTGACGCAAATGAGGAACCGCCCGCGGACATGTAGACCCTCGGCGCAGTTTTTTCCCGGAACAATTTGCATGCAAAAAAAGGTCCGCTAAAAGCGGACCCTTAAACTGTCATCCCCGGCTTGACCGGGGATCTCCCTTACAGGTTTAGTTCTGCACGCAGCGCACGTTGTAGGCGCGTTCGTTACCGTCGCTTTTTTGTAGCTCGTGAAGGTCGCTATCGTTGTAGTTCTTGACGCGGAAGGAGTTGTTCTCACCCTCGGCCTGGATCCAGATGTAGCCCTGTTCGTTTTCCAGGCCGTACTCCGTAACTTTGCCGTCGGCAACCTTGAATCTTCCGCCCACGCTCCACCACTCGTGCGGAACTTCGCTATCGAGTGCGGTTACTTCGGCGACTGTCGGGAGGCGCCAGCCTTCGGGACAGGCTCGCTGGGCTGCGGCGTAGGTGTAGTAGCGCCCGTACTTGGCGCAGTAGTCTTCGCCACCCTCGGTAGAGCAGAAACTGTTGGCTGTTTCGAAGTTCAGGTTTTCCGCCATCCAGAGCTTGCCCGCGGCGTTCTGCAGCTTGTAGCTCTTGCCGTTGCGGTTATCCTTCAGCGTGTTCCCTTCCACGACCGGAGGGGGTGCCGCGGACGAGGAGGATTCGGTAATCACGATCTTGCCTTCGCTGGACTGGGGAGCAGCCGAGGAGGAGGACGCGTACTTGGCCTCGCAGCCTTCGGTCCAGCAGAACACTCCGCTACTGATATAGGTGCTGCCCTCGACGGTGCCGGAATCGGTAATCACCACCTGCTGGTGGACTACGGACGTATCCTGGGAATCGCCTTCCTTGCTTGCGCTCGATTTAGTCGAGGAAGCGCTGCTCGGTGCAGTGCCGGAGGAACTGTTGTCGACTGCCTTGTCGGAGGAGGACTCCGTTTCGTTATCGGCGACTGGCTGTAACGGACTGGTGCTCCCGTCGTCGGAACAGCCAGCAACTAAACAAAACACACCCAAAACGCCCATTTTTAAAATGATTCGTTTCATGCTCCAAATATACTTTACAATTCGGGGAGTTAACAGAAAAAAGTTTTTTACTATATTTTCTATCACTATGAGCAATGTTGAAATTTTCGACACCACGTTCGCCATGACCATCCTGGTCATCATGGCGGTTTGCATCCCGTCCATACTGCTCCTTGCCAACTGGTTCCTGCACCCGGGCAAGGTGAAGAACGTCCTCATCAAGGGTTCCGCCTACGAGTGCGGCCTTGCCCACGTTTCGGGCACGGCGAACGAGCGCTACCCCGTCAAATACTACATGGTAGCCATGCTTTTCCTCGTTTTTGACCTGGAAGTGGCGTTCCTCTACCCGTGGACGGTGCAGTTCCTCGCGGGCGGCTGGGAACTCCTGTTCGTGCTCCTCGGCTTCCTGTTCATCCTCGAAGCGGGCTACATCTACCTGTACAAGAAGGGCGTGCTCGACTGGACGAGCATCAAGGACTAAGGCCTTTCAAGCTATTCTATCTCAAAATAAAAAGCGCGGATTCCACCGGGAGTCCGCGTTTTTCTGTATACAGAAAGGCTCAAAATTCCCTTTTTACACCGTGATTTAAATCACCGGAAAATGCCGCGAGTAGTTCTAGAAAGCTTCTCTAAAGTAGAACGTCATGCCGAGGCTCTTGAAGTCCACCCACGAGAACTCGGCGCGGGCGTACAGGCGTTCGCTCTTGTTGAGCGCGAACTTGCCGCCGAACCCGACGGAACGGTGCCACTCGTTG is drawn from Fibrobacter sp. UWR3 and contains these coding sequences:
- a CDS encoding NADH-quinone oxidoreductase subunit A → MSNVEIFDTTFAMTILVIMAVCIPSILLLANWFLHPGKVKNVLIKGSAYECGLAHVSGTANERYPVKYYMVAMLFLVFDLEVAFLYPWTVQFLAGGWELLFVLLGFLFILEAGYIYLYKKGVLDWTSIKD